Below is a window of Stygiolobus azoricus DNA.
TTCTCCTTGGCAACACTAAACTCTGTCTCGGTAAGCTCGATTTCGAGGTCCAAGCCGGACTTCCCCTTAACCTCTATAAACCGTATCTCGCCAGTTCGAGGATCCCTACTTAGAATATCAAAATGCTCTCTCATACTGACATCCTCAGGTATTCTCCCCGACTTCTTCTCGTATTCCATGGCTAAGCTCATTGCAGCTTCTTCCACTTCCTTAACACTGATTGGTGGAACAGCCCCGCCGGGACTAATTTCAGAAGGCGTTGTGAAAATAATTGCTCCAAGATACTCAGACCTATTGCTGTATACACCCAAGTCCCTGGGTTCCCAATCTTGGTGGCGTGTACTAAAGCCTAGTTCCTCAAGCTTCGATACGTAATTAATTAATTCCTTTATCGCTCCTCGTGCAACAGTATTCGTAACTTCCCCTAAAGCTCTCCCCTTTAAGTCTTGTAAGAGCTCATTTGAGATATAGTATTCCTGTGGACTCGATACAACTTGGCTCGGTGATAAAGCCTTAACAATTATATCAAGTAATTCTCTTCCTCTGAGCAACTTAATAGAGTCTACTTTAACCCCAACGCCCGCAGTTTCTGAGTAGATAGGCCTATTTTTAAAGAATACCGTGATTTTGAATAAATGCAACTCCTTCAAACCCTCTATCTGTGCCGAGGATACTAGGTAAACAGGTTTATCCAGGCTACCAGTATTTGAAAGAAGCGTGACAGTGCTGCTGTAAAAGTCATATGCATTGTTTAGTATAAATGCTCCAGCAAATACCCTATCCCCCTCTTTTTTAATACTCAATCCCCTAAGCTCTGCCGCTATCATGAATAGTTCCTTGAGTACCCTATCAATATCATTCCCGCGTAAATCACCTAAAACGTTGCTGAGAAACTTCTCAATCATATCTGTAATATTCCTCCTAGTTAGACCTACTTTCTCAAGGTTCTTCTTTAGAGACGCTAGAGCACTTATGATATTTTGAACATACTTCTCTAGCGCTTTACGACCCCCACTTATATATGTCAATATTGCTTTGTACTCGCTGTACCTCGGTGTTCCCTTCCCTACATCAATAGGGATCGTTGTAGAACCCTCATCAGTCATCATGTCTATGACCACCTCCTCTCCAATAGCTACCCTGGATTCCTGGAGGGAGCGTCCCCAAGCAAGCAACTTTCTGTACAGAATATCTAGAACATCTTTATCGCTTTTTATTGCTAGAAATACCGTGTAGCTTGTCACCTCTCTTTCTTGACCGAGCCTCCATACTCTCCCAAGACGCTGTTCTACTTTGATAGGGCTCCAGCTGGGTTCATAGTTTATAATGATGTTTGCCGCCTGTAAGTTCAGCCCCTCGGCCGCGACATCTGTTGAAATAATGAGTTTAACCTGTCCATGCTGGAGATACCGTTTCAGGTCTTCAATACCAGGTCTTTCACGCTTCTTCCAGCCTGGGATAGTTATTCCCTCGGATGTGATGAGTGCTGTTACCTTGAATATATCAGGCATTTCATCCTTAAGCTTGCTGTAAATATACTCAGCTGTATCCTTATACTCGGTGAATACCACAATCTTATCTCCTTTATCGAGATGGTCACGTATAAGCTTAAGGACGCCCCTTAACCTGCTATCATTGCTGTCCACTATGGTTCTTGCTAGTTTAAAGAGGTTCTCAATTTCTTGTAGATCCTGTTCCTCGAGCAGAGTACTACACTTATCTACAAATCTATTAATGAGCTCGTCGGGCTCAACCTCTTTATCCAAGTCACCTGCTTCACTATAGTCTTCAAAGCCCAGGCCTAGGTAAGCCTCAACTATGCTTTCAGCTTCTTCGTCAAGCTTGCTGGCCTCAGCCAAAGAGGGAGACTTTCCCT
It encodes the following:
- a CDS encoding protein NO VEIN domain-containing protein, producing MQGPSGFSTESTREQILSLLGKVLEGYRLHPFLFILNTKADPPILPLAHQTELLFRLAFRKPVRVLIGDEIGLGKTIEAILIVRFLEYRDGVRRILVLVPRILVEQWRLELKRFGIHAKVIERGNISNLAKQGFPEGWYIASIDLVKREEYKPKIVGVDWDVVIVDEAHRVGIIRSGRKSITQRYELVEELAKVTNRNIILLSATPHRGHATDYISRLKLVDPYLEGDEKELDNDPFYRLTRDSILMRRTKMDVNEVYEHREIFKKARFIARVIEATGEETEFNELLFEFLRDKLLKYYEYLDDEPKALPLLLALIAKRASSSPYAAMLTLERMLHKRSLVIEGKSPSLAEASKLDEEAESIVEAYLGLGFEDYSEAGDLDKEVEPDELINRFVDKCSTLLEEQDLQEIENLFKLARTIVDSNDSRLRGVLKLIRDHLDKGDKIVVFTEYKDTAEYIYSKLKDEMPDIFKVTALITSEGITIPGWKKRERPGIEDLKRYLQHGQVKLIISTDVAAEGLNLQAANIIINYEPSWSPIKVEQRLGRVWRLGQEREVTSYTVFLAIKSDKDVLDILYRKLLAWGRSLQESRVAIGEEVVIDMMTDEGSTTIPIDVGKGTPRYSEYKAILTYISGGRKALEKYVQNIISALASLKKNLEKVGLTRRNITDMIEKFLSNVLGDLRGNDIDRVLKELFMIAAELRGLSIKKEGDRVFAGAFILNNAYDFYSSTVTLLSNTGSLDKPVYLVSSAQIEGLKELHLFKITVFFKNRPIYSETAGVGVKVDSIKLLRGRELLDIIVKALSPSQVVSSPQEYYISNELLQDLKGRALGEVTNTVARGAIKELINYVSKLEELGFSTRHQDWEPRDLGVYSNRSEYLGAIIFTTPSEISPGGAVPPISVKEVEEAAMSLAMEYEKKSGRIPEDVSMREHFDILSRDPRTGEIRFIEVKGKSGLDLEIELTETEFSVAKEKGEKYWLYIVYGIGTGKPRLLAVRDPVNNMKWREDIIKRYRLRPE